Proteins co-encoded in one Pseudomonas fluorescens genomic window:
- a CDS encoding EboA domain-containing protein, producing the protein MNMDVTAPPMAALGMRQDCLAEHHQTLTWQLDDTELHWWRQAQEQLARQPDANTASLLSGQCKRHLRDRALPDSHWSLIQLARALLLAQVLEQSSKDGQLSLLRQLFLWGDDQEKIAVLKAFDWLDSHGVCVELALQAGRTSNSQVFAALALDTPYPLRHYPERAFHQLVLKALGMGLDVRRLTGLSQRHSLTLNQLALDLLEEQLAADRAVSVGLPLAIAFDRLTPAQRQRLVELNQQQRLPPEWRSHLN; encoded by the coding sequence ATGAACATGGACGTCACTGCGCCGCCGATGGCGGCCCTCGGCATGCGCCAGGATTGCCTTGCCGAACACCATCAAACCCTGACCTGGCAACTCGACGACACCGAATTGCATTGGTGGCGTCAGGCACAGGAACAATTGGCCCGGCAACCGGACGCCAATACTGCATCGCTCCTGAGCGGCCAGTGCAAGCGTCACCTGCGAGACCGAGCACTGCCCGACAGCCACTGGAGCCTGATCCAGCTGGCGCGCGCCTTATTGCTGGCACAGGTCCTTGAACAGTCCTCCAAGGACGGACAATTGTCCTTGCTGCGCCAGCTTTTTCTGTGGGGCGACGATCAGGAAAAGATCGCCGTCCTCAAAGCCTTCGATTGGCTCGACAGCCACGGGGTGTGCGTCGAACTGGCGTTGCAGGCCGGGCGCACCAGCAACAGCCAAGTGTTTGCCGCCCTCGCCCTCGATACGCCCTACCCGTTACGTCACTACCCGGAACGGGCCTTCCACCAACTGGTGCTGAAGGCGCTGGGCATGGGGCTGGATGTGCGACGCCTGACCGGTCTGAGCCAGCGACACAGCCTCACCCTCAATCAACTGGCCCTCGACCTGCTGGAAGAACAACTCGCGGCTGACCGAGCGGTGTCCGTCGGGTTGCCCCTGGCGATTGCCTTCGACCGGCTCACCCCGGCGCAGCGTCAGCGACTGGTCGAGCTGAACCAACAGCAACGTTTGCCGCCGGAATGGCGCAGCCACCTGAACTGA
- a CDS encoding UbiA family prenyltransferase — translation MSQTPQNLKTWLTLGRVSNLPTVWTNTLAAALLASSAGALAPPSWLVWILLLFTLSLLYLAGMLLNDLLDADWDQQHHNPRPITLGLVSRQQVRLATVLLLTLAAASVLGLSQLIDQPHWLLASVTLLVGCIIGYNVLHKKYAHSVWLMGACRSALYLTAAASLAVPPEPIWLCAMLLGVYISGLTYLARNEHNNLLLSRLPLLLMLSPLALAIYAGNLWFWPVLLLWLGWLGWHYRQHLANPQHRKVRAFIGAGLAALPLFDALVMAVANQPLGSLLCVLVFFLLPHFQRWIKPT, via the coding sequence ATGAGTCAGACTCCGCAAAACCTCAAGACCTGGCTGACCCTCGGCCGAGTCTCCAACCTGCCCACGGTGTGGACCAACACTCTGGCCGCCGCCCTGCTGGCCAGCAGCGCCGGTGCACTGGCGCCGCCCTCGTGGCTGGTGTGGATTCTCCTGCTGTTCACCCTGTCGCTGCTGTATCTGGCCGGCATGTTGCTGAACGATCTGCTGGATGCCGACTGGGATCAGCAACACCACAATCCTCGGCCTATCACTTTGGGTCTGGTCAGCCGCCAGCAAGTGCGCCTCGCCACTGTGTTGTTGCTGACACTGGCAGCAGCCTCGGTACTGGGCCTGAGCCAACTGATCGATCAGCCGCATTGGCTGCTGGCCAGCGTCACGCTGTTGGTGGGCTGCATCATTGGCTACAACGTGCTGCACAAAAAGTACGCCCACAGCGTGTGGTTGATGGGCGCCTGTCGCTCGGCGCTGTACCTCACGGCGGCGGCCAGTCTGGCGGTGCCGCCGGAGCCGATCTGGCTCTGCGCGATGTTGCTGGGCGTCTATATCAGCGGGCTGACTTACCTGGCGCGCAATGAGCACAACAACCTGTTGCTCAGTCGCTTGCCCCTGCTCTTGATGTTGAGCCCGCTAGCCCTGGCGATCTACGCCGGCAACCTGTGGTTCTGGCCGGTGTTGCTGCTCTGGCTCGGCTGGCTGGGCTGGCATTACCGGCAGCACCTTGCCAACCCGCAGCATCGAAAGGTGCGCGCCTTTATCGGTGCCGGCCTCGCGGCGCTGCCACTGTTCGATGCGTTGGTGATGGCCGTGGCCAATCAACCATTGGGCAGCCTGCTGTGTGTTCTGGTGTTTTTCCTGCTCCCACACTTTCAACGCTGGATCAAACCGACATGA
- the eboE gene encoding metabolite traffic protein EboE: MSAGMGWAAAQVGYCSNVHPTHDLARLKASIEQHFQGVRTQRGLKEQDSGLWISALAATGLQQKSARTEFLGLLQRSGLRLTSLNGFPYGQFHEGAVKAAVYLPSWAEPKRLAYSLELAQILAQALPADCHQGVISTVPLGYAATWSPTLQQRAEFQLRELTTSLARLHRETGKKILFCLEMEPDCVLENTDQAIAFFRRWQITDPHHDYLALCFDVCHQAVMFEDCYRSLVRLRQARVPIGKIQLSNALVCRLPSPDDSRREQVLKTLSDFCETTYLHQVKARDAQDRLVAWADLPAALDDCAKHPDRYAELRIHFHIPLFSELLVLPELSGSQIALAQTFDYLADHREFRPVLEVETYSWGVLPAQLRPTTEHAQLQGIAAELKWVEEQLRQRQLLQPQAQETYADAL; encoded by the coding sequence ATGAGTGCCGGCATGGGTTGGGCTGCCGCGCAGGTCGGGTATTGCAGCAACGTGCACCCGACCCATGACCTGGCCAGGCTGAAGGCCTCCATCGAACAGCACTTTCAGGGTGTGCGCACACAACGCGGGCTGAAAGAACAAGACAGCGGACTGTGGATCAGCGCCCTCGCCGCCACCGGGTTACAGCAGAAATCCGCACGTACGGAGTTCCTCGGCCTGCTGCAACGCAGTGGATTGCGACTGACCTCGCTCAACGGTTTCCCCTACGGGCAGTTTCATGAGGGTGCAGTGAAAGCCGCCGTGTACCTGCCCAGTTGGGCCGAGCCGAAGCGCCTGGCGTACAGCCTCGAACTGGCGCAGATCCTTGCGCAGGCGTTGCCGGCGGACTGTCATCAAGGGGTGATTTCCACCGTGCCGCTGGGGTACGCCGCCACCTGGAGCCCGACGCTGCAACAACGTGCGGAGTTTCAACTGCGCGAACTCACGACGTCACTGGCCAGACTGCATCGGGAGACCGGCAAGAAAATCCTGTTCTGCCTGGAGATGGAACCTGACTGCGTGCTGGAAAACACCGATCAAGCCATCGCCTTCTTCCGCCGCTGGCAAATCACGGATCCGCACCACGATTATCTGGCGCTGTGTTTTGACGTCTGCCACCAGGCCGTGATGTTCGAAGACTGTTATCGCTCGCTGGTCAGGCTGCGTCAGGCGCGGGTGCCGATCGGCAAGATCCAGCTGTCCAATGCCTTGGTCTGTCGCCTGCCCTCCCCGGACGACAGCCGCCGCGAACAAGTCCTCAAGACCTTGAGCGACTTTTGCGAAACCACCTACCTGCATCAAGTGAAGGCGCGCGACGCACAGGACCGCCTGGTGGCCTGGGCCGATCTGCCTGCCGCTCTCGACGATTGCGCGAAACACCCGGATCGCTATGCCGAGTTACGTATTCATTTCCATATCCCGCTGTTCAGCGAACTGCTGGTGTTGCCCGAGCTGAGTGGCAGTCAGATAGCTCTGGCGCAGACCTTCGACTATCTCGCTGACCATCGGGAGTTTCGCCCTGTGCTGGAGGTGGAAACCTACAGCTGGGGCGTCCTCCCCGCCCAATTGCGCCCGACGACCGAACACGCCCAACTGCAGGGCATCGCTGCGGAACTGAAATGGGTCGAGGAGCAGTTGCGCCAACGGCAACTGCTGCAACCACAAGCGCAGGAGACGTACGCCGATGCCCTCTGA
- a CDS encoding TatD family hydrolase has product MPKYFDPHIHMVSRTTDDYQNMAAAGITGVIEPAFWQGQARTSVGSFIDYFDTLLGWERFRASMFGIHHFCTIGLNPKEANDLSVANEVLEILPRYLVKDGVVAVGEIGYDDITPEEDRFLAAQLELARQFNLPVLVHTPHRDKIGGTKRTLAVIREVGINEHLVIIDHLNELTLPLVLDSDCWRGHSIYPNTKMSEQRMVALLQEYGTEKMVVNSAADWGISDPLKVPKTGQAMSAAGFSEAQVEQVLFHNPVDFFAQSGQLDKALISTPLPIDQRRQWQDNSALRGQEPVIK; this is encoded by the coding sequence ATGCCCAAGTACTTCGACCCGCACATTCACATGGTCAGCCGCACCACCGACGACTACCAGAACATGGCCGCCGCCGGCATCACCGGGGTGATCGAGCCGGCCTTCTGGCAGGGCCAGGCCCGGACCAGTGTCGGCAGTTTCATTGATTACTTCGACACCCTGCTGGGCTGGGAGCGCTTTCGCGCCAGCATGTTCGGCATCCATCACTTCTGCACCATCGGCCTCAATCCCAAAGAGGCCAATGACTTGTCGGTGGCCAATGAAGTGCTGGAGATCTTGCCGCGCTATCTGGTGAAGGACGGCGTCGTCGCGGTCGGCGAAATCGGCTACGACGACATCACGCCCGAGGAAGATCGCTTTCTCGCCGCGCAACTGGAACTGGCCAGACAGTTCAATCTGCCGGTGCTGGTGCACACGCCGCACCGCGACAAGATTGGCGGCACCAAGCGCACGCTGGCGGTGATTCGCGAGGTGGGGATCAATGAACATCTGGTGATCATCGACCACCTCAACGAACTGACGTTGCCGCTGGTACTGGACAGCGACTGCTGGCGCGGTCACTCGATCTATCCCAACACCAAGATGTCGGAACAGCGCATGGTGGCCCTGCTCCAGGAGTACGGCACCGAGAAAATGGTGGTCAACAGCGCCGCCGACTGGGGCATCAGCGACCCGCTCAAAGTGCCGAAAACCGGTCAGGCGATGTCGGCGGCGGGCTTCAGCGAGGCTCAGGTCGAACAGGTGCTGTTCCACAATCCGGTGGATTTTTTCGCCCAGAGCGGCCAACTGGACAAAGCCCTGATCAGCACCCCGCTGCCCATCGATCAGCGCCGGCAATGGCAGGACAACTCTGCCCTGCGCGGGCAGGAGCCGGTGATCAAATGA
- a CDS encoding 3-dehydroquinate synthase: MKHSRWYRALSKNASAGHFWLSLFCFAALVIASFLLFERQIQDFLNHLDLYLPTSPTQQLNLALLLIALLALDVILPVPSSVVALLAVATLGSVGGYLVIFIGLCLGAGLGYALGAGYFRMLSSRLGLHQRKPGQMAYRLGTLSLICLRGVPVLAETSVVAAGMQRYPLRAFLLVTTLANAGLALAYSAIGTFLVEENALLVTILASMVLPGLFIAGYSLFKTLRKHDVGQVLHGRFEVSYDYPVVFTDHLFDSSNPCLHQQLTARRNGRVTVMVFADEQLLKSAPHLLDQIDGYFAAHAADLHLQAPPIAVPAGELSKDSQVLQQLYADMLKHGLDRHCYVLALGGGAVLDSVGYACATFHRGIRLIRVPSTVLSQNDAGIGVKNGINAFGQKNLLGAFYPATAVINDFQLLTSLTRRDQIAGLAEAVKVALIKDRTFFEWMEQQADALARFDHPASRYAIRRCAELHLAHITGAGDPFERGNGRPLDYGHWAAHKLENLSHHRLRHGEAVAVGIALDGLYANALGLLSDVNCERVMSLLTRLGFNLCPPELTLKDAQGRPLVLLGLEEFRQHLGGQLSIPMLSGIGQSVDLHEIDDARMERALQKLSVRSTPVPDLSEGFAK; this comes from the coding sequence ATGAAGCACAGCCGTTGGTATCGTGCGCTCTCGAAAAATGCATCGGCCGGACATTTCTGGCTGTCACTGTTTTGCTTTGCAGCACTGGTGATTGCCAGCTTCCTGTTATTCGAACGGCAGATCCAGGACTTCCTCAATCATCTCGACCTGTACCTGCCGACTTCCCCCACCCAGCAACTCAACCTGGCGCTTTTGCTGATCGCCCTGTTGGCGCTGGACGTTATATTGCCCGTGCCTTCAAGTGTGGTCGCGCTACTGGCCGTGGCCACGCTCGGCAGCGTCGGCGGTTATCTGGTGATCTTCATTGGCCTGTGTCTGGGCGCCGGATTGGGTTACGCATTGGGTGCCGGATATTTCCGGATGCTGTCCAGTCGCCTTGGATTGCATCAGCGCAAGCCTGGGCAAATGGCCTATCGACTGGGCACGCTGTCATTGATCTGCCTGCGCGGCGTGCCGGTATTGGCGGAAACCTCGGTGGTGGCCGCCGGCATGCAGCGTTATCCGCTGCGGGCATTTCTGCTGGTCACTACCCTGGCCAACGCCGGGCTGGCACTGGCTTACAGCGCCATCGGTACATTCCTCGTCGAAGAGAACGCGCTGCTGGTGACGATTCTCGCCAGCATGGTGTTGCCGGGGCTGTTCATCGCTGGCTACAGCCTCTTCAAAACCTTGCGCAAACACGACGTCGGGCAAGTGCTGCATGGGCGTTTCGAGGTCAGTTACGACTACCCGGTGGTGTTCACCGATCACCTCTTCGATTCTTCCAACCCCTGCCTGCATCAACAACTCACCGCCCGGCGAAACGGTCGGGTGACGGTGATGGTGTTCGCCGATGAGCAACTACTGAAAAGCGCGCCGCACCTGCTGGATCAGATCGATGGTTACTTTGCCGCCCATGCAGCGGACCTGCATTTACAGGCACCGCCGATTGCCGTTCCGGCCGGTGAACTGAGCAAGGATTCACAGGTGCTGCAGCAGCTCTACGCCGACATGCTGAAACACGGGCTGGACCGGCATTGTTACGTACTGGCCCTTGGCGGTGGCGCGGTGCTGGATTCCGTGGGCTACGCCTGCGCCACCTTCCATCGCGGCATCCGCCTGATCCGTGTCCCAAGCACGGTGCTGTCCCAGAACGACGCCGGCATCGGAGTGAAAAACGGCATCAACGCCTTCGGCCAGAAAAACCTGCTCGGCGCCTTCTACCCCGCCACGGCCGTGATCAATGACTTCCAGTTGCTGACCAGCCTGACCCGCCGCGACCAGATCGCCGGGCTCGCCGAAGCGGTGAAAGTTGCGCTGATCAAGGACCGGACATTCTTCGAATGGATGGAGCAACAGGCCGACGCCCTCGCCCGTTTCGATCATCCGGCCAGTCGCTATGCAATTCGCCGCTGCGCCGAACTGCACCTGGCGCACATCACCGGCGCCGGCGATCCCTTCGAGCGCGGCAACGGACGGCCGCTGGATTACGGGCACTGGGCCGCACACAAACTGGAGAATCTCAGTCACCACCGGTTGCGCCATGGCGAAGCCGTTGCGGTGGGCATAGCCCTCGACGGGCTTTACGCCAATGCCCTCGGGCTGTTGAGCGATGTCAACTGTGAACGGGTGATGAGCCTGTTGACCCGGCTCGGCTTCAACCTGTGCCCACCGGAACTGACCCTCAAAGATGCACAAGGTCGCCCGCTTGTATTGCTCGGACTGGAGGAGTTCCGCCAACACCTCGGCGGACAACTCTCGATACCGATGCTCAGCGGAATCGGCCAGTCGGTGGACCTGCATGAAATCGACGACGCGCGGATGGAGCGGGCGCTGCAGAAGCTGTCCGTGCGCAGCACGCCGGTGCCCGACCTGAGCGAGGGCTTCGCAAAATGA